Sequence from the Mycteria americana isolate JAX WOST 10 ecotype Jacksonville Zoo and Gardens chromosome 5, USCA_MyAme_1.0, whole genome shotgun sequence genome:
AGAAGGAACCATCCTTCTCACCTTCCCACAGGGCTGGCTAAAGGTCATGCCTGAaatttttccagagaaaaagaaaaagaaaagaaaaggagggtgGTGGCGTGGGGGGGATGAATGTGGAAAATAGAGCATTTGAAATGACTCCCGAAGGCAGGCTGCATGGTATGAGTCAGCTGCCCCATCGCCCTGCGCCCCGACGCCGTGTTTGCTCTCACAACCTCCGAGCGCGGCGGCAATGCACCAGCGTGGAGCAGAAGGCTTCCCGCCGATGGGGTCATGGCTGATTTTAACAGAGAGTGGGTGCCCTGCTGCCAGTGGCTTCGCTATTGCAGAGCCCATGATGAGGTACGGTCATGGGATTTTGCATGCCAGCATTGCACACACGGGGCTGCATTGTGCATGCAGGGCTGCGTTGAACATGCACGTCTGCATTGCACACATGGGGCTGCGTTGAATCCACAGGGCTGCGTTGCACATGCATATCTGCATTGCACATGCAAGGCTGCATTGCACATGTGTGTTTGCATTGCATATATGGGACCGCTTTTCACATATGGGGTTGCACTGCATGCACAGAAAACTCCTGTGCTTTGCACTTTGTTCCGAGGCACTTTGGGTGGGCACCCAGATGGGGTACCCCCCGGGGAAATGGGTCAGCACCTTGCAAGCCAGGGCCCTTAAATCTTCACCAAGGCCAAATACTTAAGTGCCTGCTTCATCTGGAGCGTGTGAGGGGATCGTGGGTCATGTACGGGGCCAACGTGGGCCATTTTGTGCGTTCCCGCCGGCCTGCCGGGAGGCGGGCGCTCGGCTGAGTGCAGCACAGTGAGCAGCGTTAGGCATCGCGCCTCCACCGCTCACTCAAGTTTTTCCCGTGCCCAAATTCTCCCAGACGGGATGCAGTACCGGATCCTGTTTGCAAGCCCTGCTGGTGCCGGcttctgctcccttccctcaGAGCACCTTTGGCTGGGAAGAGGTGCTCATGGCAGCGTGCAGAGCCCCTGCTGCAAACCCCACAACAGCACAAGCACATAACACGCCACGTACGAAGGCCTGGAGGGAGTCCTTTTGTTTTGGGCCGGTTTACATTTTGGAAGTCGCAATTCCCAAGCAAATTTGTTTTGCATCAGAAATTCAAATTTGCCTATCTCTTATTTCAAGAGGGGGAGGAAAACTAGTAAAACTGATGTAAGCTTTTCCTCGGGAGACTTTTGGCCACCATTAAGCGGTGACATGAAATGCActcagttgttgctgcaccggACACGGGCTTTCGCATCCTTCTGCAGGCAGGAACGGGAGAGGAACCCTTATTAAAAGATTAAGTTTAATAGCTATTCTTGGCGGGTGCGGGAGCCTGTATTCTTTCTGCAGCTGTCTCAGAGCTGTCCCATCTGGTAAAATTTAGACGCCTTGGTTCGTTTCACCTGCCTGAGCATCAACCCGACGGAGGGAGATTGGCAGCCGCAACGCCGTGCTGCTTCTTTCTAATAAAACTCACTTGCCAGGATCAACATCAGAGACGGTTGCAGTAATCGGCGCAGCGctggcggctgggctgggctcggcctTCCTCGCTTTAGCTGCGCCCAGAAACGCTGCCTGTGCCGGAAGTATAGGAGGGGAATAAATCACCACCATATAAAGCGCCTTTAATTAGTGCCACGTGCACGCAGGGAGCCCTGTTGGCATCAACAGCATTTGTCTGGGAAAGCCTTAACATGAAACTCGGCCGGTTTGTGGGCACGTGTCGGCTGGTCTGGGAGAAGCGCTGCTATTTTTGAAGTGTGTGGGACCCACGGGTCTCCGGTGGCTGGTGGAGGGATGCCTGCAAGGGGACGGGTGCCGTGGAGAGGGGAAGAGGGTCCGGTCCAGGTTGGTGGCTAACACTGGGGTCTCTGCCATTGCAGGTAGACCGGTGGGACGAAATAACCGGCGGATCAACCGGGGGATCGTGGAGGAGTGCTGCTTTCGGAGCTGCGACCTGGCTCTGCTGGAAACCTACTGCGCCAAGTCCGTCAAGTCCGAGCGCGACCTCTCCGCCACCTCCCTGGCGGGCCTGCCGGCGCTCAACAAGGTAGCGGGGCTGCGCCGGGATGGCAGCTCTTCTCCAAAATAAATGGCAAGAGAAAATATGGGAAGGCCATGGGTGGGAGAGGACAAATCCCAGCTGCAaagcctgctgcttctgcagagccttcaAGAGCTGGCAACTGTTGGCATCTCATGCCAAACACCCTGCAGAAGGTCAGCTTTTAATAAGGTGGAGGACCAGAGGTGGGctggatcacagaatcatagaatagtttgggttggaagtcTTAAGGGTCacctagtccaagccccctgcaatgagcagggacaccttcaactagatcgggttgctcagagccccgtccagccggaccttgaatgtttccagggatggggcaatgTTTCCACGGGATGGATGGAGCTCAGAGAGGGGCCCCCCCATCCGGAGGGCGGGCAGGCTTGCAGCAAGGCTGATGTTGCTATcctgtccccttgcaggagagCTTCCAGAAGCCCTCGCACACCAAGTACTCCAAGTACGACGTGTGGCAGAAGAAGAGCTCCCAGCGGCTGCAGCGGGAGGTGCCCGGCATCCTGCGGGCTCGCCAGTACCGGTGGCAGGCGGAGGGGCTGCAAGCAGCTGAGGAAGCCAAGGCGCTGCACCGTCCCCTCATCTCCCTGCCCAGCCAGAGGCCCCCGGCAGCACGAGCCTCCCCCGAAACGGCTGGCCCCCAGAAATGAACCCTAACCAGCCGTCTCGATTTTTGATCTcccgggggagggcgggaggaCTGGCGAGACCCGGCCCCCGAGCCCCTCCGTCCCCGGGGCCACCGAGCcgaggagcggggcggcggggcaccCTCACGCCGCTCCGGCCCCAACCAAACAACTGACACAGCAAGGAGGGGAtggcggtggcggcagcggcggcagcgagCAGCGCTGCTCCTGCGGCATCGTCctttcggggtgggggggagggttgTTTCGTTTCCCAGGCCTGTTTCGTTCCCCCGCACCCCCAGTATTTCCAAGCCTGTACTTGCAAAGGGACAGTTTGGCACTTGAACTTTTTTGCTGCCGGGCGCTGCGTGACATCCCTGGTGCCAACgccagaagacaaaagaaagagcaagagggaaaaaggaTATGAagttaaaattttttaaatcttttttttctcgaGAAGAAGAGTCCATTCCGTGTCTTTCTTGacaataaagtggaaaaaaaaaataaaatggggagAAATATTGAGGGATATAATTTTTTTGCCTCATTCCCACCCcactattttcttcttcttttttttttcttttggttttcttatttttataactttcttttgcacctttaaaagaaaaacgtACCTGAGAAGAAGTTCTGAGGAGCCCCcatttgcatttttgtgtgtgtgcttcaTTACAAGATTCCAAATCGACTTGCACCTTTTTGAAATCATCGATGAcgtgagaaagagaggaagacgagagagagagcgagaaagagagaagaaaaaggaaaggggaaagaagaaaaaaaaagaaaaaagtgagctGATGCTCACTTTAAATGGAGGAGGCGTCTGCATTGCACATTTGCCACGGATTTAGttgatttatatatataatatattatataacTTTTTTGGCAAAAAAGCACTATTTTTATGGGACATTTTGTGTAGTATCTGAAGAGGGATTGtaatgtttaaaatgtgttatgGTGCTAAAGTAAgttggaagggaaaaaacccagaaatagcaagggagggtggggagggaaggacaaGATAGCGAATACTGAACTTGAAATTTTAGCTTTTCGTTTTAGGAAAAGTGTgataaatgtgtttcttttctcttctgaaatataGCTTGGTCATGACCATATGAGCTAGTTGGCTGTTACTCATGTACACagatgcacgcacacacagaaaTACATCGACAcgcatcctttttaaaaaaaaaaacaaccaaaaccaccacaattTAGACTAAAAGGGAACTGTTCTAGAGACAAACTATTTTG
This genomic interval carries:
- the IGF2 gene encoding insulin-like growth factor 2 produces the protein MSSAGAHTDERCRQPAFLPGPPPPPEVESSSGSAKVQRMCAARRMLLLLLAFLAYALDSAAAYGTAETLCGGELVDTLQFVCGDRGFYFSRPVGRNNRRINRGIVEECCFRSCDLALLETYCAKSVKSERDLSATSLAGLPALNKESFQKPSHTKYSKYDVWQKKSSQRLQREVPGILRARQYRWQAEGLQAAEEAKALHRPLISLPSQRPPAARASPETAGPQK